In the Polyangiaceae bacterium genome, one interval contains:
- a CDS encoding sigma-70 family RNA polymerase sigma factor — MEGALLEAWSRGDTEAGRRLYATHFDAVYRFFRTKVDGDVSDLVQETFVAALQAAARFEGRSSVKTFLLGVARHHLFDHYRSKQRALTHDMSISAVNDTAPRASELVLRKSEQRLVLEALRRLSVDDQTLLELFYWEELSGSELAQIFEVPEGTIRSRLRRAHERLRSAVESLATSSEQLSSTMSNLEGWAASLRNELLSASST, encoded by the coding sequence ATGGAAGGGGCGCTGCTCGAGGCCTGGTCACGTGGTGACACGGAAGCGGGCCGACGGCTCTACGCGACCCACTTCGACGCGGTCTACCGCTTCTTCCGCACGAAGGTAGACGGCGACGTCTCTGACCTGGTGCAAGAAACCTTCGTGGCAGCACTGCAAGCCGCGGCCAGGTTCGAGGGCCGAAGCTCGGTGAAGACGTTTCTGCTTGGGGTGGCGCGCCACCATCTCTTCGATCACTACCGCAGCAAGCAGCGTGCGCTGACCCACGACATGAGCATCAGCGCCGTCAACGACACGGCTCCTCGGGCCAGCGAGTTGGTGCTGCGCAAGAGCGAGCAGCGGCTCGTGCTCGAAGCGCTCCGCAGGCTCTCCGTCGACGACCAGACGTTGCTCGAGCTCTTCTACTGGGAAGAACTCTCCGGCTCCGAGCTGGCACAGATCTTCGAGGTTCCCGAAGGAACCATTCGCAGCCGGCTACGTCGCGCGCATGAGCGTCTGCGCAGTGCCGTCGAGAGTCTTGCGACGTCGAGCGAGCAATTGAGCTCGACGATGTCGAATCTCGAAGGCTGGGCGGCGTCCCTGCGCAACGAGCTGCTGAGCGCTTCGTCCACTTGA
- a CDS encoding protein kinase, producing MAAPISPRYQVLETVGRGGMGHVELVLDTERGERVARKRLRSMSAMGIRRLKREFRTLVALEHEHLVRLYELGEDESGTFYTMEWIDGADLTDRLASLGPRAFVLDVLPSLLSALVFLHGAGLVHGDLKPGNVRLRRDGAVKLLDFGLAAAAGRVADETGGTPRYMAPEVHSRHAASPLMDAYALGVMLFEACCGRPPTTEAGGLLDRDAQAQILAATAGVHETLAAVCLDLLEVDPARRLLVAGVAARLGDLVRVVERADRAQAPLLGREAAMQSLRAWLHDKRPLGVVLGPSGIGKTRVLDTVIEEHRRAGGRALTATCRPEERIAFNAIDEVVDRLVSLLPREDVGVNERAQIAAWVFPVLAEVAGIDLDKMRARARTHQALFGETVSASREDAFGALIELFGIAAQDGLLIGFDDFHWADEDSIAFVERLSAAHIPGLTLLATLRDDVGQTAALHWALARADLHLVLPPLAGADLLAIAQHTAHSADPAAASDLDESLVAKIAGGRPALAEACGRGLLSSDQTAVHTAPELESVVAALVAADDWIDVASLAQAASASPGEVIDRTRTLERRGLVRRSSDARRITHDTLHVLLRASLPKDSIVRAHGALADLSLRAGRVDGGLVRHLLAARREQEAGRLAVSAARDAEARAAHSLAADLYDVALEHGGGDLRELLPAQAASLEHSARYAEAARCHARRAELAGEASREQDVIDARLAEAHALLAGNDVSRGADLLEQTQRHWFGGGKLSAVRDLWAGIRFLRGPAVAKSHATPSNATPSNATSHATPSRATPSHAAAHTAAGSARRELKLAMMVSFYDPLAGVRLLQRARDRFDATGARREAAWCDFIFSHFAQYGTDQRGEVLLSTRYRESARRRLAHESDLAPELRAMDPFLAGVDALRAGTFSEAIAQLEDASEILESAGLRGTFEHMMVLSMRCQLHFFDQDPAALEADLLRYQSTVRASSDTAFRSHLYFLEMGLRLLQGRFDDAREVIRSVGEVLPANRPTIQRFVAERYEPWADVYDGDVLQARVRFRAASARGRRFRVEQSMFRAVYCSIGGLLEAAALRLGERSASLRRVRALASRYDRSPPLMEGVSLRTLAYAADAQGSPARALELLQQAEARAEAAGRRIDVATARFQRGLRLGGDEGRRLVDEARTTVTALGSCDQVLQEDPVWR from the coding sequence ATGGCGGCGCCCATCTCACCGCGCTACCAGGTTCTGGAAACCGTCGGGCGGGGCGGCATGGGGCATGTCGAGCTGGTACTCGACACGGAGCGAGGCGAGCGTGTCGCGCGCAAGCGCCTGCGCTCCATGTCCGCCATGGGTATTCGCCGATTGAAGCGCGAGTTTCGCACCCTCGTCGCGCTGGAACACGAGCACCTCGTGCGCCTCTACGAGCTCGGCGAGGACGAGAGCGGCACTTTCTACACCATGGAGTGGATCGATGGCGCGGATCTCACAGACCGTCTTGCCAGTCTCGGTCCGCGTGCATTCGTGCTCGACGTTCTGCCGTCACTGCTATCGGCGCTCGTCTTCCTTCACGGCGCAGGCCTGGTCCACGGCGATCTCAAGCCCGGCAACGTTCGCCTGCGACGAGACGGCGCGGTGAAGCTTCTCGATTTCGGGCTGGCGGCAGCCGCTGGGCGCGTCGCCGACGAAACGGGAGGGACGCCGCGATACATGGCACCCGAAGTCCACTCTCGCCACGCCGCATCGCCTCTGATGGATGCCTACGCCCTGGGCGTGATGCTGTTCGAAGCGTGCTGCGGTCGACCCCCGACGACCGAAGCCGGCGGACTTCTCGACCGCGACGCGCAGGCCCAGATCCTGGCGGCAACGGCGGGCGTTCACGAGACTCTGGCTGCCGTGTGCCTCGACTTGCTCGAGGTCGATCCAGCGCGGCGTCTGCTCGTGGCCGGCGTTGCCGCGCGACTCGGCGATCTCGTTCGCGTCGTAGAGCGTGCCGACCGCGCTCAGGCTCCACTGCTTGGACGTGAAGCGGCGATGCAGTCGCTCCGTGCTTGGTTGCACGACAAGCGCCCTCTCGGCGTCGTGCTCGGGCCGAGCGGGATCGGCAAGACACGCGTGCTGGACACGGTGATCGAGGAGCATCGCCGAGCGGGCGGGCGGGCGCTCACTGCGACCTGTCGTCCGGAGGAGCGTATCGCCTTCAACGCCATCGACGAGGTCGTGGATCGACTGGTGTCGCTCTTGCCGCGTGAGGATGTGGGCGTGAATGAACGCGCGCAAATCGCGGCGTGGGTGTTTCCCGTGCTCGCGGAGGTCGCCGGCATCGACCTGGACAAGATGCGCGCGCGCGCCCGCACCCATCAGGCGCTATTTGGGGAAACGGTGTCGGCATCTCGCGAAGATGCCTTCGGCGCGTTGATCGAGCTGTTCGGCATCGCAGCGCAAGATGGCCTGCTGATCGGCTTCGACGACTTTCACTGGGCGGACGAGGACTCCATCGCATTCGTCGAGCGCTTGAGCGCCGCGCACATCCCGGGGCTGACCCTGCTCGCGACGCTTCGCGACGACGTGGGGCAAACTGCCGCGCTGCACTGGGCGCTCGCGCGCGCGGACTTGCACCTAGTGTTGCCGCCTCTGGCAGGTGCGGATCTGCTCGCGATCGCGCAGCACACAGCGCATTCAGCCGACCCAGCCGCTGCCAGCGATCTCGACGAGTCTCTCGTCGCCAAGATCGCCGGGGGTCGCCCCGCCCTCGCCGAAGCCTGTGGTCGCGGTCTGCTCTCCTCGGATCAAACTGCTGTGCATACGGCACCGGAGCTCGAATCGGTGGTTGCAGCGTTGGTGGCCGCGGACGATTGGATCGACGTCGCGAGCTTGGCGCAGGCCGCCAGTGCCTCCCCCGGTGAAGTCATCGATCGCACTCGCACGCTGGAGCGGCGTGGACTGGTGCGCCGCTCCTCGGATGCTCGACGCATCACCCACGACACGCTGCACGTCCTGCTCCGCGCTTCCTTGCCGAAAGACAGCATCGTCCGCGCTCACGGCGCCCTGGCGGACTTGTCGCTCCGTGCAGGACGCGTGGATGGCGGACTCGTGCGGCATCTCTTGGCGGCGCGCCGCGAGCAGGAGGCAGGGCGCCTCGCCGTGAGTGCCGCCCGCGACGCCGAAGCGCGCGCGGCTCACTCGCTGGCGGCAGACTTGTACGACGTTGCGCTCGAACACGGCGGTGGGGATCTGCGCGAACTCTTGCCCGCGCAAGCGGCGTCCCTCGAGCACAGCGCGCGCTACGCCGAGGCGGCGCGCTGTCATGCTCGCCGGGCAGAACTCGCAGGCGAGGCTAGCCGGGAGCAAGACGTCATCGACGCGCGACTCGCCGAGGCCCACGCGCTCCTCGCGGGCAATGATGTCTCCCGTGGCGCCGATCTGCTCGAGCAAACGCAGCGCCACTGGTTCGGCGGCGGCAAGCTGTCGGCCGTGCGGGATCTCTGGGCTGGAATTCGCTTTCTGCGCGGGCCCGCAGTCGCAAAGAGCCACGCGACGCCAAGCAACGCGACGCCAAGCAACGCGACGAGCCACGCGACGCCAAGCCGCGCAACGCCGAGCCACGCGGCAGCGCACACGGCCGCCGGTTCCGCGCGGCGAGAGCTCAAGCTCGCGATGATGGTCTCTTTCTACGATCCCCTCGCCGGCGTTCGCTTGCTGCAACGCGCACGCGATCGCTTCGACGCCACGGGAGCCAGACGCGAGGCAGCCTGGTGCGACTTCATCTTCTCCCACTTTGCCCAGTACGGCACGGACCAGCGCGGCGAGGTTCTGCTCTCCACTCGCTACCGCGAGTCGGCGCGGCGCCGCCTCGCCCACGAATCGGATCTGGCACCGGAACTACGGGCGATGGATCCCTTTCTCGCAGGCGTCGACGCGCTGCGCGCCGGCACTTTCAGCGAAGCGATTGCGCAGCTGGAAGACGCAAGTGAGATCCTCGAAAGCGCCGGGCTGCGCGGAACCTTCGAGCACATGATGGTGCTGTCCATGCGCTGCCAGCTGCACTTCTTCGACCAAGATCCGGCTGCCCTGGAAGCGGATCTCCTTCGCTACCAGAGCACGGTGCGCGCCAGCTCCGACACCGCGTTTCGCAGTCACCTGTACTTTCTCGAGATGGGGCTCCGGCTACTCCAGGGTCGCTTTGACGACGCTCGGGAAGTGATTCGCAGCGTGGGCGAAGTGCTCCCCGCCAACCGCCCGACGATTCAGCGCTTCGTCGCCGAGCGCTACGAACCCTGGGCGGACGTCTACGACGGCGACGTGCTGCAGGCCCGTGTTCGCTTCCGCGCGGCCAGCGCACGCGGGCGGCGATTCCGTGTCGAGCAATCGATGTTTCGTGCGGTGTACTGCTCCATCGGCGGCCTGCTCGAGGCAGCAGCCCTGCGCCTGGGGGAGCGCAGCGCCAGCCTGCGTCGCGTGCGTGCGCTCGCATCGCGCTATGATCGCTCGCCGCCGCTGATGGAAGGTGTCTCGTTGCGCACCCTGGCCTACGCAGCCGACGCCCAGGGCAGCCCCGCGCGCGCCCTGGAACTTCTGCAGCAAGCCGAGGCACGCGCCGAGGCGGCGGGACGGCGCATCGACGTGGCGACCGCGCGCTTTCAGCGCGGGCTGCGCCTCGGCGGAGACGAGGGCCG